The following coding sequences lie in one Arachis ipaensis cultivar K30076 chromosome B05, Araip1.1, whole genome shotgun sequence genomic window:
- the LOC110262723 gene encoding uncharacterized protein LOC110262723, which produces MADFSTSSSSQSHSEKTQPFHFRATFETQDIQLVANIRKLHQHTIKLSIKNLQRKQSYNTQEKMAGRNQAEKNQTKDLKCATHLLSEKFRNMSEEKKTIVRDLVA; this is translated from the exons ATGGCAGACTTTTCCACTTCTTCTAGTTCTCAAAGTCATTCAGAGAAAACGCAACCCTTCCATTTTCGAGCAACATTCGAAACTCAAGATATACAACTCGTCGCTAACATTCGAAAACTCCATCAACACACCATAAAACTCTCGATCAAGAATCTCCAGAGAAAACAAAGCTATAATACTCAAG aaaaaatggcaggcagaaaccaagctgaaaaaaat caaaccaaagaccttaagtgtgcaacaCATTTGTTAAGTGAGAAATTCAGAAACATGAGCGAGGAGAAGAAAACAATTGTTAGGGATTTGGTGGCCTGA